The following proteins are co-located in the Apium graveolens cultivar Ventura chromosome 5, ASM990537v1, whole genome shotgun sequence genome:
- the LOC141659151 gene encoding translationally-controlled tumor protein homolog: MLVYQDLLTGDELLSDSFPYKETENGCLWEVEGKWVVQGAVDVNIGANPSAEGGDEDEGVDDQAQKVVDIVDTFRLQEQPPFDKKQFVAYIKKYIKLLTPKLEGEKQEEFKKGIEAATKFLLGKLKDLQFFVGESMHDDGTMVFAYYKEGATDPTFLYFGHGLKEVKC; this comes from the exons GTGATGAGCTTCTCTCAGACTCGTTCCCTTACAAGGAAACTGAAAACGGATGCCTATGGGAAGTTGAAGGAAAG TGGGTTGTGCAAGGAGCAGTTGATGTGAACATTGGCGCAAACCCTTCTGCTGAAGGTGGTGATGAAGATGAGGGTGTTGATGATCAAGCCCAGAAGGTGGTGGATATTGTTGACACTTTCAGGCTTCAG GAGCAACCCCCTTTTGACAAGAAGCAGTTTGTTGCGTACATTAAAAAGTACATCAAACTGTTGACACCTAAGCTTGAGGGTGAAAAGCAAGAGGAATTCAAGAAGGGTATTGAGGCGGCAACCAAGTTCCTACTTGGAAAGCTCAAGGACCTCCAATT TTTTGTTGGGGAGAGCATGCACGATGATGGGACAATGGTTTTTGCTTATTACAAGGAAGGTGCAACTGATCCAACCTTTCTATACTTTGGCCATGGATTGAAGGAGGTCAAGTGTTGA